From the genome of Marinitoga sp. 38H-ov:
ATATGCATCAATTAATCCTCTTACTCCTAACTTTACTCCCCCAAAATATCTTGTTACTACAATTGCTACATTATTTAAATTGTGTTTTTCTATTACACCAAATATAGGTTTCCCAGCTGTTCCAGATGGTTCTCCATCATCAGAGTAATTAAACTTATTATCAATTATCTTATATGCCCAACAATTATGGGTAGCATTTTTATATTTTGTCGATATTTCTTTTATAAACTCCTTAGCTTCTTCTTCACTATCCACTTTTTTTATGTTTCCTATAAACTCAGAACGTTTAATTTTAATTGTTGTTTCAACAGATTCTAATATGGAAATATATATTTTAATCACCCCACTTCCATCAATATTATAACAAAAAAATTATAAATAATAATTTCTAAGGAAACTCTAAGGAGATACTAAGTTTTCTTTAAGTATTATAAGTTATTATACTAGTGTCGAAAGACAAAAATAATAAAAATAAAAAATACTGTGGAGGTGTTATTATGAAAAAGTTTTTAACTGTATTATTAGTCGGTGGGTTGATGGCATCATCTATTTTTGCTTTTAACGCTAATGCTCCTAGAGTAAATCAAGATAATGCTGTTTATCAAAATTATCAAGGTGTTCTTGGTATATTTGATGAAGAGAGTTTAATTACTGTTAGTGGTAATATTGATTCTATTGAAGAAAGTGAAGATTTCCCTGGTCTATTAATTGTCAAAGTAAAAACCGATGATGGTGATGTTGTAGAAATTCATGCAAATTCTTATTTCGCAAAAAATTTAGAAGTAGGAAAATCAATTGAATTAAAAGGTTTTGAAGTTGTTTTAAAAGATAGTAAAATATTTAACCCTGTTGAAACAAAAGTTGATGGTGAAGAAGTTGTTTTAAATGGTTTTAGAGGTGCTGCTAGAGGTATGAGAGTAAATACTCAATTACCAGGTTACACACCAAAAGCTCCAGTTGCAAATCAAGGATTTAGAGGAAGAAATATAAATCAAGTTCCTATGAATCAAGCTCCAAATAGAAACTTTGCTCCTAGAGGTTATTTCCAAATGCAAAATAATTGTTATGGGCCACATGATCCAAATGGAAATTTTGTTCCAAGAGGTAATTTTCAACCACAAGAAAATATGTCTAACCAAGGATATAAACAAATGGGGAGAAGATAAAAATAATGACTGAGGTTTTTACCTCAGTTTTTTATTAATTTTATTATAATAATAATTTTGTATTAATTTTAAAAAATGTTATAATTAACTAAAATAATAATATAATTAATTATTATCTCTAAATTAGGGGAGTGGTACTATGACAACAGGATTTTTTGGATCATTATTGTGGTTAATATTTATGTTCTATGTTTTACTTGGTCCGCAAATGAAATTTGCACAATTAATAGCAGGTAGAAAAGGCGTTTTGTCATCTTTAGCAAAGAAAAGAAACTCTACAGTTATTACTTTAATACACAGACAAGAAAGTATGGGATTTTTAGGATTTCCATTTTACAAGTATATCAATGTAGAAGATAGTGAAGAAATATTAAGAGCTATTAGAAAAGCTCCAAAAGATAAACCTATTGATTTAATCATACATACACCAGGTGGCCTTGTTCTAGCAGCAACACAAATAGCTAAAGCTTTGCATGACCATCCTGCAGAAACAAGAGTTATAGTTCCTCACTATGCTATGAGTGGTGGAACATTAATTTCATTAGCTGCTGATCAAATTATAATGGATCCACATGCTGTTTTAGGACCTGTTGATCCTCAATTAGGACAAAATCCTGCACCTAGTATAGTAAGAGCAGTTGAACAAAAGGGTGTTGATAAGGTTGATGATCAAACACTAATTTTAGCAGATGTTGCTAAAAAATCTATTTCTCAAGTTCAAAAGTTCATATTTTCCATATTAAAAGATAAAATGGAAGAAAAAAAGGCTAATAAATTATCTCAAATATTAACTGAAGGAAGATGGACTCATGATTATCCTATTACAGTAGAAGAAGCTAAAGAATTTGGATTAAATGTTTCAACAGATATGCCAGAAGAAGTGTATGCATTAATGGATTTATACTCTCAACCAGTTAAACAAAGAGGTACTGTTGAATTTGTATCTTTTAATGATAATTAATAACTATATACTACAAGTTATAAATTCAAAAGCAGTGAGGAAAACCCTCACTGCTTTTTTTAAAACTCATATTCACCTTGAATGAATGGTATTGGTATATATGGATTCATATCTCTTCCTTCTTCCCAGGATCTTTCGCCAGCACTAATAGGATAATATAATTACCATATAACATTAGATTAATAGAACTATCATTTATTGATATTCCATATTTAATACCTATTCCTGTTAAATATAATTGTTCATATTGATATGGTGTTACTACTAACACTGCTCCTATATACATTTTTTTGTTACATAATATCCTAAATTTAATTCCGGTGAAAACATAAAATCCATTCTTCTGGATTTTGATCATTTGGACCGAATATAAAACCAAAGGAAGCTCCAACTTGGACTTTATCTCAGTATAATATACTCCAACATATGGAAATAATGCTCCTGATACTGCAATTCCAACAGAGTATGAAAAATTATTTGCAAATGAAATAGTAATAATAATATTATGATACTTGTTATAATTATTTTTCTCACTCCTTTCTAATGGTTTGGAAACCCAAAAACAATAACGGAGTTGCTACTAATGAAAAGGTTAATATTTGTGCAGAATAAATTTCATTTCTAAATATTAAAAAAGTCATAAATCCTGCAGCACCAAAAAATATTATTGATCCTATTATCCTATACTTAATACCTATCCATGTTGCTAATAATATTAATATCCAAGGCATCATTTCAATCAAAGTTACTATAGAAAAACCATGAGACAACACTGTAAATAATGTTAATATTAAAAATATAGTATATCCTGTTCTTTTTATTACCTTTTCCCTATTTAACATATATCCAACATACAACAAATTTTTCAACAGTAATGGAAATAATATATAGTTCTTTTTCAGGAATAATATCTATCCATTTAATCTAAATTTTTTTACTTTTATACAATTCTAATAATATACTATTAAGAATAATAATGAGAATGAATAATTAAATGATACTAATACAGTTATTAATAATTCTATTTCTAACATGTATTTTCTCATTTTATTTATCCCCTTCAATAATATAAATCTTCATCTTCTAATATAAACAAATCTTCTACTGTACAATTAAAAATCTTTGCTATTTTTAGTGCCAATACAACAGAAGGAGAATATTTTCCTTTTTCTATATAATTAATGTTTGTCTAGAAACACGTATTTTATTAGCCAAATCTTCTTGAGTCATATCATACATTGCTCTGTATACTTTCAACATATTCTTCATTTTTATCTCCTCCCATTAAAATCATACAACTTATTTGACAAAAAGTAAAATATATTTGATATATAATATAAAAAACATATGAATATTCGATGAATATTCATATGTTTTTTATCCATACAATATCCTATAATTCTCTCCTATACCTAATGCTGTTAATTTTCCACCATACACACATCCTGTATCAATATCTATGCTTATAATATTATTATTTTCATCCTTATGATAATATACATCATACTCTCCAGTTATATAAAATGTTGGAGTATGACCATGAATTACTATATAATCATTATATCTTTCATTTTGCATATAAAAATCACTTCTTATCCATAATAAATCACGTTCTGTTTGTTCATCCAATTTAACTCCATATCTTACTCCTGCATGAACAAATAAATATTTCTGATTATTTATTTGTTCTATATGAAATAATTTTAATGATTTTAAAAAATCTATATATTTATCTTCCAAATTATTATTAAAACTTTTTAAGGTATATAGTCCACCGTTTCTAAACCATATACCTTCTAAATATTTATCATTATTTTCTAAATAATCAATCATCATATCTTCATGATTGCCTTTTAAAAATATTGCTCTATCTTTTAATTGAAATAGCAAATCGAGGACCAGTTTTGAATCTGGCCCTCGATCAATATAATCACCAAGAAAAATGATCTTATCATTTTCTGGTATTTTTTGTATTAAATTTAATAATCTATCATACATTCCATGAATATCTGATATTGCCCAAATCATACTTTTTTAAAAAATTGATTTCATTAAAAGAATCCAAATAGTAGATACTATTGCACCATATACTGGCGAAAATACCCATTCTTTTGATTCTTCTTTAACAACAACAAAGAACCTATATATTAACCCTGCAAATATAGCAACTAATGCCCATTCAATTTTGAATTTACTAATAAAAATATATATAGCTAATCTTTCTGAAGCACCTGCAGTATCTTTTAATTGTGGATCAATTATATTAAATGTCCTTTCAATAAACGAACCAAAACTGGTTGCTAACATCATACCTATAATATAATATATAAACTCTGTTGATATGTATGAATTATTATATGCTTTGTAAAACACAATGTTTATAATTAATGCTATTGACAAATATAATAACTCTTTTTTAAATGTTGTTCCTTTTGTTCTGTATATATCAATAAATACATGATATGATACTAATACTAAAAATGCTATTATACCTAATGGAGTTTTTAATGAATCAAATGTAAAAGCTAATATTGCTATTATACTCCATACTATATGAGTTATTAAATTATTCCTTATTTTTAATTTATCTGAGTATACATTGGAAAATGCATGATCTGCGACAAAATGACCCAAAAAACTATGTAAAGGTATCATTATTTCACCTGCTTTTTAGCTACCATTTCTTCTACAAAATATGCATGAACTGATGGATCATCTTCTATTTCAGGATGGAATGATGCAGCTAATATATTATTTTGTCT
Proteins encoded in this window:
- a CDS encoding metallophosphoesterase family protein, yielding MIWAISDIHGMYDRLLNLIQKIPENDKIIFLGDYIDRGPDSKLVLDLLFQLKDRAIFLKGNHEDMMIDYLENNDKYLEGIWFRNGGLYTLKSFNNNLEDKYIDFLKSLKLFHIEQINNQKYLFVHAGVRYGVKLDEQTERDLLWIRSDFYMQNERYNDYIVIHGHTPTFYITGEYDVYYHKDENNNIISIDIDTGCVYGGKLTALGIGENYRILYG
- a CDS encoding ATP-dependent Clp protease proteolytic subunit; translation: MTTGFFGSLLWLIFMFYVLLGPQMKFAQLIAGRKGVLSSLAKKRNSTVITLIHRQESMGFLGFPFYKYINVEDSEEILRAIRKAPKDKPIDLIIHTPGGLVLAATQIAKALHDHPAETRVIVPHYAMSGGTLISLAADQIIMDPHAVLGPVDPQLGQNPAPSIVRAVEQKGVDKVDDQTLILADVAKKSISQVQKFIFSILKDKMEEKKANKLSQILTEGRWTHDYPITVEEAKEFGLNVSTDMPEEVYALMDLYSQPVKQRGTVEFVSFNDN
- a CDS encoding YigZ family protein codes for the protein MIKIYISILESVETTIKIKRSEFIGNIKKVDSEEEAKEFIKEISTKYKNATHNCWAYKIIDNKFNYSDDGEPSGTAGKPIFGVIEKHNLNNVAIVVTRYFGGVKLGVRGLIDAYSQCAEETILNSKLGKFIDLKIYEVKTDYSKYAEIERLLKRLKGWSIIDQQFMVDVKFKIALENEDEILEMLKSKGQVTYIERQETGIEIKK